In Puniceicoccus vermicola, the genomic stretch TGGGCCGTGTATGCGGTGGTCTTCTACCTAATCACTTACCTCTTGGCCTCCTTTGGCGTATTCGGGGTCATGATCCACTTGGCAGGAGATGATGACTCGGATCAGGAAGTGGACCATTACGAAGATCTCGGGCAGCGGCAGCCATTTCTCGCCGGAGTGCTGACAATCGGACTTTCAAGCCTTGCAGGAATCCCGCCTCTCGGCGGATTCATCGGGAAACTCCTCATCTTCATTGCCGCCTTCCAAGCCGAACTCTACGGACTCTTGGGCGCAGCCATCATTGGTGTGGTCCTGTCGATTTACTATTACTTTGGCTGGATTCGGGAAGCGGTTTTCCGCGTTTGGCGCAGTCCGGAAGGCAGTGGTGCCAATTCGTCCGAGGCCAATCCCATTACCGTATCAACGGTGGAGACGGTGACTCTCGGGGGACTCTCCGCGCTTACGATCGGCATTGGGCTCTTCCCCACATTGGTGGATTGCCTGATGCGGCTTTAGTGGAGCCTCCTCGTCAACATCTTTCGCCGACAGGGTTTAAGTCTAGCTCCACGACCGGAGGTGGGTTTTCTCTGGCCCGCCGGAGTGTGCCAATGCGTAGGTGTTCGCCATTGAATCGCCGGAGGCGAATGATCCATCGTCGGTTCCCTTTTGGGCGTAGCGAATATTTTAATAATAAGGTGGGTAAGGCTAGAGGCATTTCGAACGGTGGGTGGGTTGCTTCAGCGCCCACCTTGGATTCGACGAAGAGAGACAATTCAGCGGATGGGTATCCTTCGTTCTCTACGAATCCTCTTCGATCTTACACGGGCAAGGCTGAAGCCATGCCCCACAGCAGGTGTGTTGCTTTCTCGGTCCCGCCGAAGTGTGTGGATGCGGAATGCACTACCTTGAACTCCATCTTGAAAAAATCCTAATGCTCGAAGGTGTAGAAAAGGTCTTTTTTCTCGGAATTGGGGGCACGGCCATGGGTAATTTGGCCGTCTGCCTCAAGAGGGCCGGAATCGTTGTGGGAGGATCAGACAATGTTCTTTATCCGCCCATCTCGGATCTTTTGGCGGAACAGAGCATTCCTGTATCGGCTCCCGATGACCTTGCCGTAATGCAGGATTGGAGTGGTTCCTTGTTCATTGTCGGGAATGCGGTTTCCCGCGGGCATCCTCAGGTCGAATGGTTGATGAACCACTCTGCGGAAGTGCGATGTTCGTTTCCGGAGTTTCTTGGATCCTACATGCTTCGGCAGACGCGAAATCTCGTGGTTGCGGGAACTCACGGAAAATCGACGACGACCTCCGTCGCAGCGAAACTTCTTTCGGAGGGGCGCGCGACCGCAGGATGGTTTGTCGGGGGAGTTCTTGCCGATCAGACCCCGGCTTTTACTTGGGATCCGGGATGTGAGGTTTTTGCCATCGAAGGCGATGAATACGATTCAGCCTTTTTCGATAAGCGGTCGAAGTTCGTTCACTACCGCCCGAAGGTCCTGCTCATCAATAATCTGGAATTTGACCATGCGGATATCTTTCGGGATACGCAGGACGTGCAGCGATCTTTTCGTCAGGTCATTTCGCTTGTGCCTGGCGATGGAACGATTCTCTACAATGGGGACGATCCACGACTCGCCGAAATGCTTCCGGTTCCCTGGGCTCCGTGCCTGAGCTTTGGAACCGGGGAGGACAACGATTTTATCATGTCTCGGGTGTCTAATGATGGTGTGACTGAAGTGTCCGTTCGGCGGAAGGAGGAGGACGCGGCTCTATTGACTGTCGAAACGCGTCTGCTCGGGGACTTCAATGCCCGGAACGTCGCTGGGGCGGCTCTGGCAGTCCGTCATCTCTGCCCAGACAGGAATGAGACTACGGTCGATCTCCGGGATTTCCGTGGATTGAAACGGCGGCAGGAAATTCGTTTTCAGGATGAGAGACGAATCCTCATCGAAGACTTCGGACATCATCCTACGGCACTTTCCCTTGCTCTGAAAGCCTTGCGGGAGTCCTTTCCCGGATGGAGGCTTCACGCCATGGTCGAACCGCGTAGTAACACCATGAGGACCAATCGACTGCAGTCGGACCTAATCGAAGCTCTTCGTTTGGCCGATACGGTCACCTTGGCCCCCATTCATCGCCAGGAACGGATCCCCGAAAAGGAACGTTTGGACTCTGAAAAGATCGTTCAAGTCTTGGCCGCGGATTCAATTCCCTGCCGTTTTTGTCGCCAAGAAGCAGAACTGCGCGAGTCCTTCCAGCAGGAGATTCAGAACAACAAAACCCTGACCGTGGTTTTTTCCAATGGCGCCTTCTGTGGGCTGCTGGGGGAATTCGTAGAAACGTTGCGACAGTAGTCGACTCCGGATCAGGAAGAGGAATAAAACCCTCGCCCGAAAAGAATATCGGTCGGGATGATCATTCTCGAGGATACTTTCATTACTGGATTTACTT encodes the following:
- a CDS encoding UDP-N-acetylmuramate--L-alanine ligase, yielding MHYLELHLEKILMLEGVEKVFFLGIGGTAMGNLAVCLKRAGIVVGGSDNVLYPPISDLLAEQSIPVSAPDDLAVMQDWSGSLFIVGNAVSRGHPQVEWLMNHSAEVRCSFPEFLGSYMLRQTRNLVVAGTHGKSTTTSVAAKLLSEGRATAGWFVGGVLADQTPAFTWDPGCEVFAIEGDEYDSAFFDKRSKFVHYRPKVLLINNLEFDHADIFRDTQDVQRSFRQVISLVPGDGTILYNGDDPRLAEMLPVPWAPCLSFGTGEDNDFIMSRVSNDGVTEVSVRRKEEDAALLTVETRLLGDFNARNVAGAALAVRHLCPDRNETTVDLRDFRGLKRRQEIRFQDERRILIEDFGHHPTALSLALKALRESFPGWRLHAMVEPRSNTMRTNRLQSDLIEALRLADTVTLAPIHRQERIPEKERLDSEKIVQVLAADSIPCRFCRQEAELRESFQQEIQNNKTLTVVFSNGAFCGLLGEFVETLRQ